One Myxococcales bacterium genomic region harbors:
- a CDS encoding AgmX/PglI C-terminal domain-containing protein: MRSPSSVSRLLVSSLLVASLAAISSVLVAGCRPSSGPGLVAHGDTFGEMRTIKGEVTITETGAEKRVPYPRERIAEGAKISLAQGALAWIRRDTGAVWLVAGPAELTMHEDSVKLDSGRAFVDGEDGPPIRIDSARGAIELSDARASVEIAADGSEEVYVLRGAARAVSKQDRAIAGERLTLSGDTVTRSAAVAWDDWTGGLATADPGAQPAPFGLGTVGARPAGDKGKPRFSLVIERLDVKVTVDHDFAVTEVDQTFVNPSNADVEGIFSFRTPPGAVLQKFGVDRDGEIVWGKVKESAAAQAQYESNVYQGSTEDPALLAWTAPGEYAARLYPIHGGTKRRVVTRYGEWLSRQGAKGDRRLYVYPMAAEGARGSLPRIEELRVTLDLAKAGTTRVRAGMNGHTEGKNVVIQAFDFVPRADLAVELFDAGASQPTAYRAPHKLTPEDIPMNADAKFAAKVSSEEPDYLMIPLRSPPAEAQAKGIDLAIVVDTSAATEPGALAIARNLTSALLAHLGPDDRAALWAGDASLRPVADGSGELGPVDAAKRRTWLSGLAAIDRGGATDIGALMTEAAAKLDGKRRGAVLYIGDGAPSVGELSAKALHARMARLPAATRIFAAGLGTHANLALLDSITRGAPVEPVGDAYGAARSALRLLEAAQRPAWVGATLEVAGVERVYPHDLPPILANESVLVVGRLTAKAPAAIDLKSGDATSHAALDVVTLDDAGDLRRRWGHGRIQELLAEGAGRASLVDVARRYGLVSPYTSLYVPTAREAAQANLAENDSVADERADAIARRRYWRPWSRTWKNDEAPTEQIAESSADNKEGGTGTRAKGEEGSMGNPNLKGSGKKYAVAGPHADRPADEPAPPPAAAAASMAFAPMTVTPMPTAAEPRAPRAAAPAKALDAAESAPAPAVGNMWGTDSFGAGGLGLSGVGEGGGGKGEGIGLGNIGTIGHGAGTGTGQGFGNGHGRLGGASATSAPTLRQGPVTVTGRLPPEVVQRIVRQNFGRFRLCYENGLRGNPVLAGRVAVRFVIDRSGSVASTQDGGSDMPDKNVVACVVRGFGNLSFPQPEGGQVTVVYPIQFNPGDGSSSSSPPQATEAKPTVGQVGASRSLGVIGHAARPCGAAAELPLAERRTLWVERLAQQGGTADGALRVYRKALEDCEAPSWRERTTLLLAMVDALPAVTSRVALWKSLLLTPAADVVYRAIVVRVQTVADLHALHKALGLASVDPDLLAGMVAKAKTPADKLSVLRAAAVKWPDDFELALRVLDAFEDVGDDAGGRAWARRMRRRADATAHVWTSVGEYYLRLAARGKGADAEHDKIEARRTFGELVEFAPEDPAARRRLGDLLRAHGWYEEALRQYMTLQTLTPDDPGVSLLVASAAQGLGRVEEAVGWAEKAATAGSPDGASPLSRASRATALSFVSWARDEALRAGRKEDAEKLLARARRLGAAGTNTKPSQADEQSVRFLVTWAHPELHPSLWTNALGAPMPSPDNFPAFGVAEAKMTNGALNAELRLEPEDAARAARLGLSAIVTVISGSGTPAEKVVRQEVRFGTVGAPVARTLLAFQNGALTVTAAAPEKGGAR, translated from the coding sequence ATGCGTTCGCCGTCCTCCGTTTCGCGCCTCCTCGTCTCGTCCCTCCTCGTCGCGTCGCTCGCGGCCATCTCTTCGGTGCTCGTGGCCGGATGCAGACCCTCGTCGGGCCCGGGCCTCGTCGCGCACGGCGACACCTTCGGGGAGATGCGCACCATCAAGGGGGAGGTCACCATCACCGAGACCGGCGCCGAGAAGCGCGTGCCGTACCCGCGGGAGCGCATCGCCGAGGGCGCGAAGATCTCGCTCGCCCAGGGGGCCCTCGCGTGGATACGTCGTGACACGGGCGCGGTGTGGCTCGTCGCAGGGCCCGCCGAGCTCACGATGCACGAGGACTCGGTCAAGCTCGACTCGGGGCGCGCCTTCGTCGACGGGGAGGACGGCCCGCCGATCCGCATCGACTCGGCCCGCGGCGCGATCGAGCTCTCCGACGCGCGCGCGAGCGTCGAGATCGCGGCAGATGGCTCGGAGGAGGTGTACGTGCTGCGGGGGGCAGCGCGCGCCGTTTCGAAACAAGATCGCGCGATCGCGGGAGAGCGCCTCACCCTGAGCGGCGACACGGTGACACGCTCCGCGGCCGTCGCGTGGGACGACTGGACCGGGGGCCTCGCGACGGCGGATCCGGGCGCGCAGCCCGCGCCCTTCGGCCTCGGCACGGTGGGCGCACGCCCCGCCGGAGACAAGGGAAAACCCAGGTTTTCGCTGGTGATCGAGCGGCTCGACGTGAAGGTCACCGTCGACCACGACTTCGCCGTGACCGAGGTCGACCAGACGTTCGTGAACCCGAGCAACGCGGACGTCGAGGGCATCTTCTCGTTCCGAACGCCGCCCGGCGCCGTCCTCCAGAAGTTCGGCGTCGATCGTGACGGCGAGATCGTGTGGGGCAAAGTGAAGGAGAGCGCCGCCGCGCAGGCGCAGTACGAGAGCAACGTCTACCAAGGCTCCACGGAGGACCCGGCCCTCCTCGCGTGGACGGCCCCGGGAGAGTACGCGGCGCGCCTCTACCCGATCCACGGCGGCACGAAGCGCCGCGTCGTGACCCGCTACGGAGAGTGGCTCTCGCGCCAAGGGGCCAAGGGCGATCGCAGGCTCTACGTGTACCCGATGGCGGCCGAGGGCGCGCGTGGCTCGCTCCCTCGCATCGAGGAGCTGCGTGTCACGCTCGACCTCGCGAAGGCCGGCACCACCCGCGTGCGCGCGGGCATGAACGGCCACACCGAAGGGAAGAACGTGGTCATCCAGGCGTTCGACTTCGTGCCGAGGGCGGACCTCGCCGTCGAGCTCTTCGACGCCGGCGCATCGCAACCGACGGCGTACCGGGCGCCGCACAAGCTCACCCCGGAGGACATCCCCATGAACGCGGACGCGAAGTTCGCGGCCAAGGTGTCGAGCGAGGAGCCCGACTACCTCATGATCCCGCTCCGTAGCCCGCCCGCCGAGGCGCAGGCGAAGGGCATCGATCTGGCGATCGTGGTCGACACGTCGGCGGCCACCGAGCCTGGCGCGCTCGCGATCGCGCGGAACCTCACGTCGGCGCTGCTCGCGCACCTCGGGCCGGACGACCGCGCCGCGCTCTGGGCCGGTGACGCGAGCCTGCGCCCCGTCGCCGACGGCAGCGGCGAGCTCGGCCCCGTCGACGCCGCCAAACGAAGGACGTGGCTCTCCGGGCTCGCTGCGATCGATCGCGGCGGCGCGACCGACATCGGCGCCCTGATGACCGAAGCGGCTGCCAAGCTCGATGGCAAACGACGCGGGGCGGTGCTCTACATCGGGGACGGCGCGCCCTCCGTGGGAGAGCTCTCCGCGAAGGCGCTGCACGCGCGTATGGCCCGGCTCCCTGCCGCCACGCGCATCTTCGCGGCCGGCCTCGGCACGCACGCGAACCTCGCCCTCCTCGACTCGATCACGCGCGGCGCGCCCGTCGAGCCCGTGGGCGACGCGTACGGTGCCGCGAGGTCTGCGCTCCGCTTGCTCGAGGCCGCCCAGCGCCCCGCGTGGGTCGGCGCGACGCTGGAGGTCGCGGGCGTCGAGCGTGTGTATCCTCATGATCTGCCTCCTATTTTGGCGAACGAGAGCGTGCTCGTCGTGGGCCGCTTGACCGCCAAGGCGCCGGCCGCGATCGATCTCAAGAGCGGAGACGCGACGAGCCACGCCGCGCTCGACGTCGTCACCCTCGACGACGCAGGCGACCTTCGGAGGCGCTGGGGTCACGGGCGCATCCAAGAGCTGCTCGCCGAGGGCGCGGGGCGCGCGTCTCTCGTGGACGTCGCGCGGCGGTACGGGCTCGTGTCTCCGTACACCTCGCTCTACGTACCGACGGCCCGCGAGGCGGCGCAAGCGAACCTCGCCGAGAACGACTCGGTCGCCGACGAGCGCGCCGACGCCATCGCGCGTCGCCGGTATTGGCGGCCCTGGTCGAGGACGTGGAAGAACGACGAAGCTCCGACCGAGCAGATCGCCGAGAGCTCCGCCGACAACAAAGAGGGCGGCACCGGCACGCGCGCGAAGGGCGAAGAAGGCTCGATGGGGAACCCCAACCTGAAGGGGAGCGGGAAGAAATACGCCGTCGCCGGGCCGCACGCCGATCGCCCCGCCGACGAGCCCGCCCCACCGCCTGCCGCTGCAGCCGCGTCCATGGCCTTCGCACCGATGACCGTCACGCCGATGCCGACGGCTGCAGAGCCGCGCGCGCCTCGGGCGGCGGCTCCGGCCAAGGCCCTCGACGCTGCCGAGTCCGCCCCGGCTCCCGCCGTCGGCAACATGTGGGGGACGGACTCGTTCGGGGCGGGAGGCCTCGGGCTCTCGGGAGTCGGCGAGGGAGGGGGAGGCAAGGGCGAGGGGATCGGCCTCGGCAACATCGGCACGATCGGCCACGGCGCGGGCACCGGGACGGGGCAGGGCTTCGGAAACGGTCACGGACGCCTCGGCGGCGCGAGCGCGACGAGCGCGCCCACGCTGCGGCAGGGGCCGGTCACGGTCACGGGGAGGCTCCCGCCCGAGGTCGTCCAGCGCATCGTGCGGCAGAATTTTGGCCGCTTCCGCCTCTGCTACGAGAACGGCCTCCGCGGAAACCCGGTGCTCGCCGGCCGTGTCGCCGTGAGGTTCGTGATCGACCGGTCCGGTTCGGTCGCGTCCACCCAAGACGGCGGCTCGGACATGCCCGACAAGAACGTCGTCGCGTGCGTCGTGCGGGGCTTCGGCAACCTGAGCTTCCCGCAGCCCGAAGGGGGCCAGGTGACGGTCGTCTACCCCATCCAGTTCAACCCCGGGGACGGCTCTTCGTCTTCGAGCCCACCTCAGGCAACCGAGGCGAAGCCCACGGTCGGACAGGTCGGCGCGTCGCGTTCACTCGGGGTCATCGGGCACGCGGCGAGGCCTTGTGGGGCGGCCGCGGAGCTCCCGCTCGCCGAACGTCGGACGCTGTGGGTGGAGCGCCTCGCGCAGCAAGGTGGGACGGCCGATGGAGCGCTCCGCGTGTACCGGAAGGCGCTCGAGGACTGCGAGGCTCCGTCGTGGCGCGAGCGAACGACCCTGCTCCTCGCGATGGTCGACGCCCTGCCCGCGGTGACGTCGCGCGTGGCGCTCTGGAAGTCTCTCCTGCTCACGCCTGCGGCCGACGTCGTCTACCGCGCGATCGTCGTGCGGGTTCAGACGGTGGCCGACCTCCACGCGCTCCACAAGGCGCTCGGCCTCGCGTCGGTCGATCCGGACTTGCTCGCCGGCATGGTCGCGAAGGCGAAGACCCCGGCCGACAAGCTCTCCGTGCTCCGCGCTGCGGCGGTCAAATGGCCCGACGATTTCGAGCTCGCGCTGCGTGTGCTCGACGCGTTCGAGGACGTCGGTGACGACGCGGGTGGCCGCGCGTGGGCTCGTCGTATGCGGAGGCGGGCCGACGCGACCGCGCACGTGTGGACGAGCGTGGGCGAGTACTACCTCCGCCTCGCCGCGCGCGGCAAAGGCGCCGATGCCGAGCACGACAAAATCGAGGCGCGCCGCACGTTCGGCGAGCTCGTCGAGTTCGCGCCGGAAGATCCGGCCGCGCGCCGGCGCCTCGGAGACTTGCTCCGCGCCCATGGCTGGTACGAAGAGGCGCTTCGTCAGTACATGACCCTTCAAACCCTCACACCCGACGACCCCGGAGTGTCTCTCCTCGTGGCGTCGGCGGCCCAAGGCCTCGGCAGGGTCGAAGAGGCCGTGGGCTGGGCCGAGAAGGCGGCGACCGCGGGCTCCCCCGATGGCGCGAGCCCGCTCTCGCGAGCCTCGCGTGCGACGGCGCTCTCGTTCGTCTCGTGGGCGCGCGACGAAGCTCTCCGCGCCGGACGAAAAGAAGACGCCGAGAAGCTGCTCGCCCGCGCCCGCCGCCTTGGCGCGGCAGGGACCAACACCAAGCCGAGCCAGGCCGACGAACAGAGCGTGCGCTTCCTCGTCACGTGGGCTCACCCGGAGCTCCACCCGTCGCTGTGGACGAACGCCCTCGGCGCGCCCATGCCCTCGCCCGACAATTTCCCGGCGTTCGGCGTCGCCGAGGCGAAGATGACGAACGGAGCCCTGAACGCGGAGCTGAGGCTCGAGCCCGAAGACGCGGCGCGCGCGGCGAGGCTCGGGCTCTCGGCGATCGTCACGGTCATCTCCGGCTCCGGCACCCCGGCCGAGAAGGTCGTTCGCCAAGAGGTGCGCTTCGGGACGGTGGGCGCGCCCGTCGCGCGTACGCTGCTCGCCTTCCAGAACGGTGCCCTCACCGTGACTGCTGCCGCCCCCGAGAAGGGAGGTGCACGATGA
- a CDS encoding VWA domain-containing protein, whose protein sequence is MKRAVRFVRPLLTTALRLEVVLGALVVGAAWSGGLGMFSRGPQKVDIGAMSTTVGDIKALHAEITVHGREVRGDARLHDGDDVKTGPDGRARLRLDDGTVLVVDGNTEISLKKERVVVARGRVFVQAGAAARTEVALRDSVTRVVSAAAAFEASETVGKVYCARGELVATIGGKSAHVQSGETATLMGAEAKVAPETAFDDWTGGLAVPWSGEKSPASAIAELWGGMGDDPGAPLVVRSAKVETTIDGEVALTRMRTSYFNGSDRDVSADVRMALPEGAIVTQVARTNEGSDERKAVVGVGIRGGALGDRLEWAGGGWLRGTLTNVGAGTSVELSVDYVEWLPQKDGHATYRFPMASDIEAPMVGGLDVRVTSVSPAKWLSVSSGAKVVSGAIELHRADVRPTGDLVVELEPAVVRSKAARAYVERRDASEDPYVLVRTELPESAATGVSLALVVDTSSSVGPALLETERAAVDAILDSLGPKDSVVVLAADHAVSTLGSDKASAVTPELRASIRKALGEVHAGGASNLGLALERGADLLDAQGEKAGAGMVVYLGDGRPTVGEVTARELRKRLARRATGVPRLGALAVGQGADRWMLAELVAGAGPVLEVLDRPDAARASSVLVADALAPTFRDVSLDLGTTVDRVYPRDPQAKLSGSTVTVSGRLRGELPKEIVLRYRRGTTLVEEVRPLTKVVAPMFADVPKRWAAQRIEENVVRADGVEPSIALASKVGLLTPWTSWFFGGGSASAPWDARLIGLSPADAAYASHVEPAPPPPSLLLEPPTTFDGEATIEEAAEIAARRALRDAMGPMVACRDARASIKPGVGSSLDVSVSVDKDGHATNVVVRASDAREDDPVLDRCIRVVVSAVPFHGAGVTVKVSHTVTLPPGQGGKRTQCSVASKLPLPVRRGIWRARKAKGQLDFSVASRACETPTWSERRALLAILTTDLAPQTGMALASRLENEGATDASRFVRQELLRNASLSALGYEQLRQLMIEDEPKIDRALDKAYRAAKTDADKLVVLRRFLRLAPHSPLGRRLHVALLEAMKDKPALLEAIEHIRYDAFADAGLLAECASTLRRIGLDEEGRRAFGELVERAPRDPWTLGYVGDRLRAEGLHEDALAAYLRLDAAMPDDPAVTLRIALAHAGAGRLDVATRLLDKVAQTGGRGDDGRLGELASIVSASLLTNARQSQKQASAEIDALLVRRLAQTPLPDVASVVLVRSAVNDSTIEVSVARQEKDKDELPADLDASAMGLAAVRIERGGGVARLRLRQAAGFVSGRPSRALVTALVLDSQDRSRSRLVTREVDIAPGEKGTELRWTGEAFQ, encoded by the coding sequence ATGAAGCGCGCCGTGCGGTTCGTTCGCCCGCTCCTCACGACGGCTCTCCGCCTCGAGGTCGTGCTCGGCGCGCTCGTCGTGGGCGCCGCGTGGAGCGGTGGGCTCGGCATGTTCTCTCGGGGACCGCAGAAGGTCGACATCGGCGCGATGTCCACCACCGTGGGAGACATCAAGGCGCTCCACGCCGAGATCACCGTCCACGGACGGGAGGTGCGGGGGGACGCTCGCCTCCACGACGGCGACGACGTCAAGACCGGCCCCGATGGCCGCGCGCGCCTCCGCCTCGACGACGGCACCGTGCTCGTCGTCGATGGAAACACCGAGATCTCGCTCAAGAAAGAACGCGTCGTCGTCGCCCGGGGCCGCGTCTTCGTGCAAGCGGGCGCCGCGGCCCGAACCGAGGTCGCCCTGCGAGATTCGGTGACCCGCGTCGTCTCTGCCGCCGCCGCCTTCGAGGCGAGCGAGACCGTCGGAAAGGTGTATTGTGCACGCGGTGAGCTCGTCGCCACGATCGGCGGCAAGTCGGCCCACGTTCAGAGCGGCGAGACGGCGACCTTGATGGGGGCCGAAGCGAAGGTCGCGCCGGAGACCGCCTTCGACGACTGGACGGGCGGGCTGGCGGTGCCCTGGTCGGGCGAGAAATCACCGGCGAGCGCCATCGCGGAGCTCTGGGGAGGCATGGGAGACGACCCTGGCGCGCCGCTCGTCGTGCGCTCGGCGAAGGTCGAGACCACCATCGACGGCGAGGTGGCGCTCACCCGGATGCGCACCTCGTACTTCAACGGCTCCGACCGGGACGTCTCGGCCGACGTGCGCATGGCGCTCCCGGAGGGCGCGATCGTGACGCAGGTCGCGCGCACGAACGAGGGGAGCGACGAGCGCAAGGCCGTCGTCGGTGTCGGGATCCGCGGCGGCGCGCTCGGCGATCGCCTCGAGTGGGCGGGCGGAGGCTGGCTACGAGGGACGCTCACGAACGTCGGTGCGGGGACGTCGGTCGAGCTCTCGGTCGACTACGTGGAATGGCTCCCTCAGAAAGACGGGCACGCGACCTACCGCTTCCCGATGGCGAGCGACATCGAGGCGCCGATGGTGGGCGGTCTCGACGTGCGCGTCACGTCCGTTTCGCCGGCAAAATGGCTCTCGGTGAGCTCGGGGGCGAAGGTCGTCTCGGGGGCCATCGAGCTCCACCGCGCCGACGTCCGCCCTACGGGCGATCTCGTCGTCGAGCTCGAGCCCGCGGTCGTCCGATCGAAGGCCGCGCGCGCCTACGTCGAGCGCCGAGACGCTTCGGAGGACCCGTACGTGCTCGTGCGCACCGAGCTCCCCGAGTCTGCGGCCACCGGCGTGAGCCTCGCGCTGGTCGTCGACACGTCGTCGAGCGTGGGGCCCGCGCTCCTCGAGACCGAACGCGCCGCCGTCGACGCCATCCTCGATTCGCTCGGACCGAAGGACTCGGTCGTCGTGCTCGCCGCCGATCACGCGGTGTCCACGCTCGGTTCGGACAAAGCCTCGGCGGTCACCCCCGAGCTCCGCGCGAGCATTCGAAAGGCCCTCGGAGAGGTGCACGCCGGCGGCGCGTCGAACCTCGGCCTCGCGCTCGAGCGGGGCGCCGATCTCCTCGACGCACAAGGCGAAAAGGCGGGCGCGGGCATGGTCGTCTACCTCGGGGACGGGCGCCCCACGGTCGGCGAAGTGACGGCGCGCGAGCTTCGAAAGCGGCTCGCTCGTCGCGCGACGGGCGTCCCTCGGCTCGGGGCGCTCGCCGTCGGTCAGGGGGCGGACCGTTGGATGCTCGCCGAGCTCGTCGCCGGCGCGGGCCCCGTGCTCGAGGTGCTCGACCGCCCCGACGCCGCGCGCGCGAGCTCCGTGCTCGTCGCCGACGCGCTCGCCCCGACGTTCCGTGACGTGTCGCTCGATCTCGGGACCACGGTCGATCGGGTGTACCCGCGCGATCCGCAGGCGAAGCTCTCGGGTTCCACGGTCACCGTCTCCGGCCGCCTCCGTGGGGAGCTCCCGAAAGAGATCGTGCTCCGTTATCGCCGCGGGACGACCCTCGTCGAAGAGGTGCGGCCGCTCACCAAGGTCGTCGCCCCGATGTTCGCCGACGTGCCGAAGCGTTGGGCGGCGCAGCGCATCGAAGAGAACGTCGTGCGCGCGGACGGCGTCGAGCCTTCGATCGCGCTGGCGAGCAAGGTCGGTCTCCTCACCCCGTGGACGAGCTGGTTTTTTGGCGGCGGGAGCGCGAGCGCCCCATGGGACGCGCGCCTCATCGGCCTCTCTCCGGCCGACGCCGCGTACGCGAGCCACGTCGAGCCGGCGCCTCCTCCTCCGTCGCTCCTTCTCGAGCCGCCGACCACGTTCGACGGCGAGGCCACGATCGAAGAGGCCGCCGAGATCGCCGCGCGCCGCGCCCTCCGCGACGCGATGGGGCCGATGGTGGCGTGCCGCGACGCGCGCGCTTCGATCAAACCCGGGGTCGGGAGCTCGCTCGACGTGTCCGTCTCGGTCGACAAGGACGGGCACGCGACCAACGTCGTCGTCCGGGCGAGCGACGCGCGGGAAGACGATCCGGTCCTCGATCGCTGCATCCGCGTCGTCGTCTCGGCCGTCCCGTTCCACGGCGCGGGGGTCACGGTCAAGGTCTCTCACACCGTCACGCTCCCGCCCGGGCAGGGAGGCAAGCGCACCCAGTGCTCTGTGGCGTCCAAGCTCCCCCTCCCGGTGCGGCGCGGAATCTGGCGCGCGCGCAAGGCCAAGGGGCAGCTCGATTTCTCCGTAGCCTCGAGGGCTTGCGAGACCCCGACGTGGTCCGAGCGGCGCGCGCTGCTCGCGATCCTGACGACGGATCTGGCGCCGCAGACGGGCATGGCGCTCGCGTCCAGGCTCGAGAACGAGGGCGCAACGGACGCCTCGAGGTTCGTTCGGCAAGAGCTCCTGCGAAACGCGAGCCTGAGCGCCCTCGGGTACGAACAGCTCCGTCAGCTCATGATCGAAGACGAGCCGAAGATCGACCGCGCGCTCGACAAGGCGTATCGCGCCGCCAAGACGGACGCCGACAAGCTCGTGGTCCTTCGCCGGTTCCTTCGGCTCGCGCCGCACAGCCCGCTCGGTCGACGGCTCCACGTCGCGCTCCTCGAGGCGATGAAGGACAAACCCGCGCTGCTCGAGGCGATCGAGCACATTCGGTACGACGCGTTCGCCGACGCAGGGCTCCTCGCCGAGTGCGCGTCGACCCTGCGCCGGATCGGGCTCGACGAGGAGGGCAGGCGCGCGTTCGGCGAGCTCGTCGAGCGTGCGCCGCGCGACCCGTGGACGCTCGGGTACGTGGGCGATCGCCTGCGGGCGGAGGGGCTCCACGAAGACGCCCTCGCCGCGTACCTCCGCCTCGACGCGGCGATGCCGGATGACCCCGCCGTCACCCTCCGCATCGCGCTCGCTCATGCGGGCGCCGGGCGGCTCGACGTGGCGACGCGTCTCCTCGACAAGGTGGCGCAAACCGGGGGGCGCGGAGACGACGGTCGTCTCGGCGAGCTTGCCTCCATCGTGTCGGCGTCGCTCCTCACGAACGCGCGGCAGAGCCAAAAACAAGCCAGCGCGGAGATCGACGCCCTCCTCGTTCGCAGGCTCGCGCAGACGCCGCTCCCCGACGTGGCGAGCGTCGTCCTCGTGCGTTCTGCCGTGAACGACTCGACGATCGAGGTGTCGGTCGCGCGCCAAGAGAAAGACAAAGACGAGCTCCCGGCCGACCTCGACGCGTCGGCGATGGGGCTCGCGGCGGTGAGGATCGAGCGTGGCGGAGGGGTGGCGCGGCTCAGGCTTCGGCAGGCGGCGGGCTTCGTGAGCGGTCGTCCCTCGCGCGCGCTCGTCACCGCGCTCGTGCTCGACAGCCAGGATCGGAGCCGGTCGCGTCTGGTTACGCGCGAGGTGGACATCGCTCCGGGAGAAAAGGGCACGGAGCTTCGCTGGACCGGAGAGGCCTTTCAATGA
- a CDS encoding RNA-binding protein, with product MGQRLYVGNLSFNTTQETLRSTFAEFDEVSDVHLLMDRETGRPRGFAFVTMGSSEGAQKAISAMNGAVVDGRPLRVNEAEERQARGGGGGGGGGYGGGGGGGGGYGGGGGSRRGGGGGGGGHRGW from the coding sequence ATGGGTCAGCGTCTTTATGTCGGAAACCTCTCGTTCAACACCACCCAGGAGACCCTCCGCTCCACGTTCGCGGAGTTCGACGAGGTGTCCGACGTTCACCTCCTGATGGACCGTGAGACGGGTCGCCCGCGCGGCTTCGCGTTCGTCACGATGGGCTCGTCGGAAGGCGCCCAGAAGGCCATTTCGGCCATGAACGGCGCTGTCGTCGACGGCCGCCCCCTCCGCGTCAACGAGGCCGAGGAGCGTCAGGCTCGCGGCGGCGGTGGTGGTGGTGGTGGTGGTTACGGCGGCGGCGGCGGCGGCGGCGGCGGCTACGGTGGCGGCGGCGGTTCGCGCCGCGGCGGTGGCGGAGGCGGCGGCGGTCACCGCGGCTGGTGA